One region of Candidatus Methylomirabilis tolerans genomic DNA includes:
- a CDS encoding endonuclease III domain-containing protein, with amino-acid sequence MLQTAIGRRLISLYRHLFRRFGPQHWWPARSRFEVMVGAILTQNTAWTNVEKAITALRTARLLNPPGIDTASQETLSRLIRSSGYYNMKAKRLKQFTRFLLTRYSGSVRRMFRTETAGLREELLDVTGIGEETADSILLYAGDRPIFVVDAYTRRVLERHELIAANTSYGEIQRLFMTHLSADPALFNEYHALLVAVGKTYCRKTPQCDSCPLRYDLPEGSPLLPSPE; translated from the coding sequence ATGCTGCAGACAGCAATCGGACGTCGACTCATCTCTCTGTACCGCCATCTCTTCCGACGTTTTGGACCACAGCACTGGTGGCCGGCCCGCTCCCGTTTCGAGGTCATGGTCGGCGCCATCCTGACCCAGAATACTGCCTGGACCAATGTCGAGAAGGCGATTACGGCGTTGCGCACCGCACGACTGCTCAACCCCCCCGGGATCGATACCGCGTCGCAGGAGACGCTCTCCAGGCTCATCCGTTCATCCGGATATTATAACATGAAGGCGAAGCGCCTGAAACAATTCACGCGCTTCCTGTTGACGCGTTACAGCGGGAGTGTGCGGCGGATGTTTCGGACGGAGACAGCCGGATTACGCGAGGAGTTGCTGGACGTTACAGGGATTGGCGAGGAAACGGCAGACTCGATTCTTCTATACGCGGGCGACCGACCGATCTTTGTCGTGGACGCGTACACTCGTCGGGTGCTGGAGCGGCACGAGCTGATTGCAGCGAACACTTCCTACGGTGAAATCCAGCGCCTCTTTATGACACATCTATCGGCCGATCCGGCGCTCTTCAATGAGTATCACGCCTTACTGGTCGCCGTCGGTAAGACCTACTGCCGGAAAACTCCACAATGCGACAGTTGCCCTCTCCGATATGACCTACCGGAAGGATCACCCCTTCTGCCGAGCCCAGAGTAG
- a CDS encoding threonine synthase — MAARGRRREARFYELYCIVCGATCTEQESSSRCVSCGKPLGVRYDYAYIRARLNRYSLKTSPIKALKYLDFYPILNLDLVVSLDEGGTPLYRCHRLAEELGIKQLYIKNEGMNPTGVFKDRGTLVEITKAKEQGAKAICVASTGNMAGSVAAYASIANLPCYVAVPEGTPIGKMAQSLSYGARVLQIRGTYNDAASIAEQMSRRYGYYLAGDYAFRVEGQKSQAFEIVEQLDWQAPSVVIVPMGCGTNIAALWKGFKEFHELGLISSLPRMIGVQPVGCSPIVAAFNQGSDDIIPVKKPESVASALMAGDPLDGLKALAALRESGGCALSLNDTEILQAQQRIARQESIFVEPSGAIPVGALALLLTSGRVRADETVVCLATGNGLKDPRAALRVLPSPATIDPSMQEVEKFLKLRLYEIRAAGAKNGDKNLFEAVPSVADVTTRVRQEFGVKLTAEYGGKVRLLIEEFVKKGKPIMKADLQYIVENVLKGLSVHEPILTVKDFKVLTSLHGQAEAAVWVLFEGEKVEATALGVGPVDAVINALKQAALTRGKLFFELIDYNVEISSPGTNASVETTIVMKDAEGNRIVASGTSPDIIVASVNAFVEGYNLLWARQKG; from the coding sequence ATGGCCGCAAGGGGACGGCGTAGGGAAGCCAGGTTTTACGAGCTCTACTGTATTGTGTGCGGCGCAACCTGCACCGAGCAGGAGAGCAGTTCGCGTTGCGTCAGTTGCGGCAAGCCGCTCGGCGTGCGCTATGACTATGCCTACATTAGGGCTCGCTTGAATCGATACTCGCTCAAGACCTCTCCGATCAAGGCGCTCAAATACCTCGATTTCTACCCCATCCTCAACCTCGATCTGGTGGTCTCGCTTGATGAGGGCGGAACGCCGCTGTACCGGTGCCATCGGTTAGCGGAGGAGTTGGGGATCAAACAACTGTACATCAAGAACGAGGGGATGAACCCGACCGGCGTCTTCAAGGATCGAGGAACGCTGGTGGAGATTACGAAAGCCAAAGAGCAAGGCGCCAAGGCGATCTGCGTTGCCTCTACCGGCAATATGGCCGGCTCCGTCGCCGCCTATGCCTCGATCGCGAATTTGCCCTGCTATGTGGCGGTGCCGGAGGGGACCCCGATCGGTAAGATGGCTCAGTCCCTCTCCTATGGCGCCCGGGTCCTGCAGATCCGAGGGACGTATAACGATGCGGCATCCATCGCCGAGCAGATGAGCCGGCGCTACGGATATTATCTGGCCGGCGATTACGCCTTTCGTGTTGAAGGCCAGAAGTCACAGGCGTTCGAGATCGTGGAGCAGTTAGACTGGCAGGCCCCATCTGTTGTCATCGTCCCGATGGGGTGCGGAACCAATATTGCCGCTCTGTGGAAGGGGTTCAAAGAGTTTCATGAGCTGGGGTTGATCTCGTCTCTGCCGCGGATGATCGGTGTCCAGCCGGTCGGTTGTTCGCCGATCGTGGCCGCGTTTAACCAGGGTAGCGACGATATTATTCCTGTGAAGAAACCGGAATCGGTCGCCTCAGCACTGATGGCAGGCGATCCGTTGGATGGGCTGAAGGCACTGGCGGCGCTGCGAGAATCTGGCGGATGCGCTCTGTCGCTCAACGATACCGAGATCTTGCAAGCGCAGCAGCGAATCGCGCGCCAGGAGTCGATCTTCGTGGAGCCGTCCGGGGCGATCCCCGTCGGGGCGCTCGCGCTGCTGCTGACCAGCGGGCGTGTGAGGGCGGATGAGACGGTGGTGTGCCTCGCCACAGGGAACGGACTCAAGGATCCCAGGGCGGCACTGCGGGTCCTCCCGTCGCCCGCTACCATCGATCCCTCAATGCAGGAGGTCGAGAAGTTTCTGAAGCTGCGCCTGTATGAGATCCGGGCCGCAGGCGCCAAAAACGGCGATAAGAACCTGTTTGAGGCAGTCCCCTCGGTAGCCGACGTCACAACGCGGGTACGACAGGAATTCGGCGTCAAGCTGACCGCCGAATACGGCGGGAAAGTACGGTTATTGATCGAGGAGTTTGTGAAGAAGGGGAAGCCGATCATGAAGGCCGACCTTCAGTACATCGTGGAGAATGTCCTCAAGGGCCTATCGGTTCACGAACCGATTCTTACCGTAAAGGACTTTAAGGTCTTGACGTCGCTCCATGGCCAGGCGGAGGCCGCCGTGTGGGTGCTGTTTGAGGGAGAAAAGGTGGAGGCGACCGCGCTGGGTGTCGGGCCGGTGGATGCCGTTATCAATGCCCTGAAACAAGCCGCCTTGACCCGTGGGAAGCTTTTCTTTGAGCTGATCGACTACAATGTGGAGATCAGCTCGCCAGGGACTAATGCCTCAGTTGAGACCACCATTGTCATGAAGGACGCCGAAGGCAATCGAATCGTCGCCAGCGGGACCTCCCCCGACATTATCGTTGCCTCGGTGAATGCCTTCGTGGAGGGGTACAACCTACTCTGGGCTCGGCAGAAGGGGTGA
- a CDS encoding metallopeptidase family protein, with amino-acid sequence MALSHEEFRQLVALAIASLPPQVVKRLANVEIVVKVRPTSEELAMTGTNRAETLFGLYTGIPLTKRSSSYGMVLPDKITLYQRSIEEGCRTKEEIQMQIRTTLLHEIGHHFGLSEDELEQVGYE; translated from the coding sequence ATGGCTCTAAGTCACGAGGAGTTCCGTCAACTGGTTGCTCTGGCGATCGCGTCCCTCCCGCCGCAAGTGGTGAAACGGCTCGCGAATGTTGAGATTGTGGTCAAGGTTCGTCCTACGTCTGAAGAGTTAGCGATGACTGGGACCAATCGGGCGGAAACCCTTTTCGGCCTGTACACTGGTATCCCGCTTACAAAACGGAGCAGCTCGTACGGGATGGTTCTCCCCGATAAGATTACACTGTACCAGCGATCGATTGAAGAGGGCTGCCGGACCAAGGAAGAGATCCAGATGCAGATCCGTACGACCCTACTGCACGAGATCGGTCATCATTTCGGCCTCTCTGAAGATGAGCTGGAGCAGGTTGGATATGAGTAA
- a CDS encoding rhomboid family intramembrane serine protease encodes MIPLRDNIPSSRTPIVTIGLIAANVLVYLNQIMLSPQAAVQFIHLYGLIPLEISSGDLLIPHPVPLHATLLTSMFVHGGLFHLGGNMLYLWIFGDNVEDRIGRLKFLAFYLLSGLGAASAQIWADPASKIPMVGASGAISGVLGAYLFLFPHARVLTLIPLGFFSRVTEIPALIVLGFWIIVQILNGVMTLGVQVGGVAWLAHVGGFVAGLVMVVLLTGGRRRPRWEDRL; translated from the coding sequence ATGATCCCACTTAGGGACAACATTCCGTCATCTCGCACCCCGATCGTCACAATTGGACTCATCGCCGCCAACGTCCTTGTCTACTTAAACCAGATAATGCTCTCACCACAGGCTGCGGTACAGTTTATCCACCTGTATGGTCTCATCCCACTGGAGATCAGCAGTGGTGATCTGTTGATTCCGCATCCAGTTCCGCTCCATGCTACTCTCTTGACCTCGATGTTCGTACACGGCGGCCTGTTCCATCTTGGCGGGAACATGCTCTATCTCTGGATCTTCGGTGATAATGTGGAAGACAGGATTGGACGGCTTAAATTCCTGGCCTTTTATCTGCTCTCCGGGCTGGGCGCTGCCTCCGCCCAGATCTGGGCTGATCCCGCTTCAAAGATCCCAATGGTGGGGGCCAGCGGGGCGATCTCCGGCGTACTGGGAGCCTATCTGTTCCTTTTTCCTCATGCCCGCGTCCTGACCCTTATCCCGCTCGGCTTTTTCTCTCGGGTTACGGAGATCCCGGCGTTGATCGTCTTAGGATTCTGGATCATCGTCCAGATTCTGAACGGTGTCATGACGCTTGGCGTACAGGTAGGGGGCGTTGCGTGGCTCGCTCATGTCGGCGGGTTCGTGGCGGGCCTCGTGATGGTGGTGCTGTTAACCGGTGGTCGCAGACGGCCTCGCTGGGAGGATCGTCTGTGA
- a CDS encoding protein-L-isoaspartate(D-aspartate) O-methyltransferase, with protein sequence MADRDESAKAARWRMVEEQLRARDIVDERVLAAMERVPRHLFVESALEYYAYEDRPLSIGMGQTISQPYIVALMIQLLRVQPSHRVLEIGTGSGYQAAILAELATEVYTVEIIPSLAEEAYTRLKALGYRNVHVQYGDGYEGWPEAAPFDGIVVAAGAPQIPLPLIEQLHEGGRMAIPVGIARGTQDLILGEKREGKFLVRSVAPVVFVPLTGKGGAQD encoded by the coding sequence ATGGCCGACCGAGATGAAAGTGCGAAGGCGGCGCGATGGCGGATGGTGGAGGAGCAGCTCAGAGCCCGGGATATCGTCGATGAGCGGGTTCTTGCGGCGATGGAAAGAGTTCCCCGTCACCTGTTTGTCGAGTCGGCCCTGGAATATTATGCCTACGAAGACCGTCCGCTCTCTATCGGGATGGGACAGACTATTTCTCAGCCGTATATTGTGGCGCTCATGATTCAACTCCTCCGGGTGCAACCGTCGCATCGGGTCCTTGAGATCGGGACCGGTTCAGGCTATCAGGCTGCTATCCTGGCCGAGTTGGCGACCGAGGTCTATACCGTCGAGATCATCCCATCGCTTGCAGAAGAAGCCTATACCCGCCTTAAGGCTCTCGGATACCGGAATGTACACGTTCAATACGGGGATGGATATGAGGGGTGGCCGGAGGCTGCTCCCTTTGACGGAATCGTGGTTGCTGCCGGCGCCCCGCAGATCCCGCTCCCGCTGATCGAACAGCTACACGAGGGGGGGAGAATGGCGATCCCGGTCGGGATTGCGAGGGGAACGCAGGACCTGATCCTCGGGGAGAAACGTGAGGGAAAATTTCTGGTGCGCTCGGTTGCGCCTGTGGTCTTCGTACCGTTGACGGGAAAGGGAGGCGCCCAGGACTAG
- a CDS encoding RNA polymerase sigma factor RpoD/SigA gives MARASFADFYKGVSNDALGAYLKRIAQVPLLKKEEELVLGKASQRGDEKALKKLVEANLRFVVKVALRYRGCGLSLPDLINEGNIGLLEAARRYSPDYNVKFITYAVWWIRQAIMQALAAGGGAVRLPLRKARLASRLDEVRADLSQQLQAAPTDSEVAEELDLSASDLEGALHRAGQLAFLSDEIGLEQRIGMELYDSKQLPAADHELIRRSFREEVERMLGGLASRERLIVELRFGLGEEDAMTLKEVGERLKLSRERVRQIEERAKQKLRVMAKSRHLKDYLN, from the coding sequence GTGGCGAGAGCATCATTTGCAGATTTTTACAAAGGGGTCTCCAACGACGCTCTTGGCGCCTATCTGAAGCGCATCGCTCAGGTTCCCCTCCTGAAGAAAGAGGAGGAGCTTGTCCTGGGAAAGGCGAGTCAACGGGGGGATGAGAAGGCTCTGAAAAAACTGGTGGAGGCCAACCTTCGTTTCGTGGTCAAGGTGGCCCTCCGCTATCGAGGGTGCGGTCTGTCGCTGCCGGACCTGATCAACGAAGGCAACATCGGTCTGCTCGAAGCCGCGCGCCGCTACTCCCCGGACTACAACGTTAAGTTTATCACCTATGCAGTCTGGTGGATCCGGCAAGCGATCATGCAGGCCTTGGCCGCCGGTGGAGGAGCGGTGAGGCTTCCGCTCCGCAAGGCTCGCCTCGCATCGCGACTTGACGAGGTCCGCGCCGACCTTTCGCAGCAGTTACAAGCAGCGCCGACCGACTCGGAGGTAGCAGAAGAATTGGACCTTAGCGCAAGCGACCTGGAGGGGGCATTACACCGGGCAGGTCAGTTGGCGTTTCTCAGCGATGAGATCGGCCTTGAACAACGGATTGGGATGGAGTTATACGATTCGAAGCAACTCCCTGCTGCCGACCACGAACTGATTCGGAGGTCGTTCCGTGAGGAGGTGGAGCGGATGCTTGGCGGTCTTGCCTCCAGAGAGCGGCTCATTGTGGAGTTGCGCTTCGGATTGGGGGAAGAAGATGCGATGACTCTCAAAGAGGTTGGTGAGCGGCTCAAGCTCTCGCGGGAGCGAGTCCGACAGATCGAGGAGCGCGCTAAGCAGAAATTGCGTGTTATGGCCAAATCCCGGCATCTGAAGGATTACTTAAATTAA
- a CDS encoding SAM-dependent chlorinase/fluorinase, translating into MGWEARRIITLLTDFGLNDPFVGMMKGVIFGINPYVALVDLCHTSKAYDPSEGTFLLTTAYRYFPQGTIHVAVVDPGVGGPRRPILVTCDGHLFIGPDNGLLSSLAEQAGSSGVRAITAARYFLQPVSATFHGRDIFAPVAGHLSLGTEPAELGEPIDDYVRLALPRATPSGTSLIRGEVLHVDRFGNLVTNIARADLELLAAGGLLMGLLVHAAGREIPIVAYYGQVAPSAPGAVIGSADYLEIFVNQGDASRFLDVGRGTEVVVGRRDVVTSHL; encoded by the coding sequence ATGGGATGGGAGGCACGCCGGATTATCACGCTGCTGACGGACTTCGGGTTGAACGACCCGTTTGTTGGCATGATGAAAGGGGTCATCTTCGGGATCAACCCCTATGTGGCGCTCGTCGATCTGTGCCATACCAGCAAGGCGTACGATCCTTCCGAGGGGACGTTTCTTCTTACTACTGCGTACCGCTACTTTCCTCAAGGCACGATCCATGTTGCGGTGGTTGATCCGGGGGTAGGCGGGCCTCGTCGGCCGATCCTGGTTACCTGCGACGGTCATCTGTTCATCGGTCCAGACAACGGACTCCTTTCCTCGCTCGCAGAGCAGGCCGGGTCGTCAGGAGTCAGGGCCATTACCGCAGCCAGGTATTTTCTCCAGCCGGTCAGCGCCACCTTTCACGGACGCGACATCTTCGCACCTGTGGCAGGTCACCTGTCACTTGGGACCGAACCCGCTGAGCTTGGAGAGCCGATTGATGACTATGTCCGACTGGCACTCCCACGTGCTACGCCGTCCGGGACCTCATTAATCAGGGGGGAGGTTCTCCATGTCGATCGGTTCGGTAATCTGGTGACAAACATTGCGAGGGCTGATTTAGAACTCCTGGCGGCCGGAGGGCTGCTTATGGGGCTCTTGGTGCATGCCGCCGGCCGGGAGATTCCGATTGTTGCCTACTACGGCCAGGTTGCCCCTTCCGCCCCTGGTGCCGTCATTGGAAGTGCGGACTATTTGGAGATCTTCGTGAATCAGGGGGATGCGTCCCGGTTCCTCGACGTAGGACGAGGAACCGAGGTTGTGGTCGGCAGGAGAGACGTCGTAACGTCGCATCTTTGA
- a CDS encoding PaaI family thioesterase, whose protein sequence is MDYEDDQMCFVCGTQNGDGLHLDFELIGVDRIRTEFTPSKRFQGWKDVLHGGLIATILDEVMVNGAYLRQIMAVTTKLEIRLRRPAAIGERLIFYGQILKKNTRTVNMKAWAEREDGTIVAEATGLLMMMKVRG, encoded by the coding sequence ATGGATTACGAAGACGATCAGATGTGTTTTGTCTGCGGCACACAAAACGGAGACGGTCTGCACCTCGATTTCGAGCTGATCGGCGTTGATCGTATCCGGACTGAGTTTACCCCATCGAAGAGGTTTCAAGGCTGGAAGGACGTCCTGCATGGTGGGCTTATCGCGACTATACTCGATGAGGTGATGGTCAACGGCGCCTACTTGCGGCAGATCATGGCCGTAACCACCAAGCTCGAGATCAGGCTCAGGCGTCCGGCCGCTATCGGAGAACGATTGATCTTTTACGGCCAGATTCTGAAGAAGAATACGAGAACCGTCAACATGAAGGCGTGGGCTGAGCGAGAGGACGGAACGATCGTTGCCGAGGCCACTGGTCTCCTGATGATGATGAAAGTCCGAGGGTGA
- the msrB gene encoding peptide-methionine (R)-S-oxide reductase MsrB: protein MTDKLIRSNEEWKQRLTPEQFYVCRQRGTEKPFSGEYHDCKEDGIYQCVCCGNELFGSETKFDSGTGWPSYWAPLTPERVKTVEDTDLAMCRTEVRCGRCDAHLGHVFADGPPPTRLRYCINSAALTLAKRAGQ from the coding sequence ATGACTGATAAGCTGATCAGGTCCAATGAGGAATGGAAGCAGCGACTCACGCCGGAGCAGTTTTACGTCTGTCGGCAGAGGGGGACCGAAAAACCGTTTTCCGGTGAATACCACGACTGCAAAGAAGATGGAATCTACCAGTGCGTCTGCTGCGGCAATGAGCTGTTCGGCTCCGAGACGAAGTTCGACTCGGGGACCGGGTGGCCCAGCTATTGGGCTCCTCTGACTCCCGAGCGGGTTAAGACCGTGGAGGATACCGATCTGGCGATGTGTCGCACCGAGGTGCGGTGCGGTCGGTGCGACGCGCACCTAGGCCACGTCTTTGCTGACGGGCCACCGCCGACACGCCTCCGCTACTGCATCAATTCAGCCGCGCTCACACTGGCAAAGCGTGCAGGTCAGTGA
- a CDS encoding exosortase system-associated protein, TIGR04073 family, producing MTVRVVLLALMISMILTAQAIAGELTHSTRGQKALRGVANLTLGLFIEWPKMICYEAREQGPLVGIPAGFLAGFGLGLMRMGVGAYELVTFPIPIPDDYRPILSPRYPFEPGRTVVSPALIARPQEGERP from the coding sequence ATGACCGTGCGGGTCGTTTTGCTTGCGCTTATGATATCGATGATCCTCACCGCCCAGGCTATTGCCGGGGAGCTAACCCATTCGACGCGGGGCCAGAAGGCGCTGAGAGGTGTCGCCAATCTGACCCTTGGGTTGTTCATCGAATGGCCGAAAATGATCTGTTATGAGGCGCGAGAGCAGGGGCCGCTTGTAGGAATTCCAGCAGGATTTCTTGCTGGCTTCGGTCTCGGATTGATGCGGATGGGCGTCGGAGCGTACGAACTTGTCACCTTCCCGATCCCGATTCCGGATGATTACAGGCCAATCTTGAGTCCACGCTATCCCTTTGAACCGGGACGGACGGTGGTGTCGCCCGCCCTTATCGCACGCCCACAAGAAGGCGAGAGGCCCTAA